The stretch of DNA gtttcaaatatatatatttttctttttttcttttttttaaggggggaaaaCACCTTAAAAGTTCTGGTAgtatttaaaagggaaaacacGTGCATTTCCTATTCCTTTCAGCTGCTGGTAGCTGAAGgttctgcaccccccccccgcccccgcagccagcgcctgcgcccgcgcccgcgcccgcgcccgaaGCAGGAGTCGGGTCCTACTCGGTGACCGATCCCTACGGCGCTGGAACCCTGAGCCTCGGAACAGATGTCGGGAGGTCCAGATTGGCTGCGTCCAGGGCCGGGGCGGCTGCCAACTCTCGCGAGCTTTGTCCGGGGGAGGGGATCGCGATGTCAGGGCAGCCCACTTTGCAGGCTGGAGCCGCCGCTGCAAACCGCGCCTCCCGAGGAGTTGCACGCTCGCCGCTCCCTGCAAACTTCTGCGCCGCGTCGCAGCGCGTCAGGTAAGCTGCGGGTGTCCAGGGGCACCTTACGGCGAGGCTCGCCCGGCAGGAGGAGCGTCACCCCTGCACTTGTGTGCTGTGCCCCTGGGTGCTCCGTGGAGCACGGTTATTGCAAGTGGGACAGATGCAGCCAGCGAGCGGACACATGCATCCCATCTGCCCGTTATTCAAGGGACCTAAACCGAGTCATTTGCCTGCGGAGGAAATAGCGAGATGTATTCAGCTCTGTGCGAAGGACCGTAGCAGCACTTGTGGAATCCCTGGGATGCGCGCTCTGAGCGCCCTCCCTGCGCGGGGACACTTCTGCGCTGTGTTTTACCCTTAAATGCATGATGCAGGGAATCTCTCCTGAAAAGAGTGACAAAAGTGGTCCCTGGCCAgtcttactctattttttttttccttttttctttttcttttttttttttttttttttttctttaagtggcATGAAAGAATAGTTCTCTTACTGTCTGGCTTGACACTGTACCTAATCATCATTTTGTCATCTGAAACTTTAACAGTATCATTGGCAAAGAATGAGGTCTAGGTTTCTTATatctaaaagaaaattctgtttccTAATTTGGTTTGCAAACTTTTCTCCCTGTGTCCTGTGTGccctttaggaaaaagaaaatttgcatttaaagtaTAGCAATATATTGTGAATTTGCTATTATTTCTGTGATTATAGAAACAACTAgcaaatttagatttttctgcTCATCCTACAGTCTTGTAAATCTGCCTTTGTTTTAGTGACATCAGTTCTTGTTTAATCAGAGGATTAAGCATTGAATATAAAATGTGTGAATGATTAAATTAAACTGAAATGTGACCCAAATTATTCCATGGTTTAGGATctctatttataatttattttttatttcaaaagtaggCCTTCcaaatttgtataaatatattacacAATAATAAACTCAGCGAGGAGTTTCCATCACTAGTCTGTCTATGCTTTCCATAATAAAAACTATCTCATACTTATGATAAACATAATTGTATTTCACTTATGTAAATAGTTACTTATTAGGGGATGGGCATGAGTTTTTGAAGAGTgactttaaatgaaaatctttagaATTCTCTGTGAATTTGAAATAACATCACCTTTGAATGACAAATAAAATTGCTAATTGGATTAGCAAAGTTGTTTCAGCatcctagatttatttttattcttgtttatttttaatgacctGCTTCTTTAACTGTAAGAAAATGTCTTGAGATCcacatttcactttattttttcactttttaaaatataaactaataatGTTTTGGCAAGTCACTTCTTGTTTATAAATTTAGTTTCTGCTTTGAGTCGTTTtttgataataattaataataacatatttaaattaaTGCTTTCATGCCAAAATCTGCTCATTCTTAGAGACACTGCAGGTTGTTAGAGGGTCGTAATTGAATAGACATCAGTCAAACACCAGATTCAACTTTCAAAGACCCAAGATATCTCTCTAATAGTAAATGTTTGAATtacttcaactaaaaaaaaaaaaaaaaaaaaaaaaattacttcaactATCTTCTTCCTGATTGAGGGCAGATTCGGATCTTACGCTTCTCATACCTAATATAGTGTCTTATATCTGTACACATTCTCTCAGTGCCTAGGGTACCCGAAGGATCCCTGAAAGACAGTGCTATAGTCTATTTATAAACAGACTTCCTCAGTTCCCCACTTCAGATAGCCTACAACAAAACAAGCTTTTTAGATTTGGTATAAAGGcttagttgttttattttgacCAAATACATTTATAGGCGCTTGTTCTAGATCATATTATCTAGATGGCTCTTGCCCCACTATTTTAAGAAGgcttatttttatatagaaatgaattttataactttaaaaaaaaacaggaaaattacaCTCGGAGAAAACTATTATCAATATTTGCTTGACCATCTTTTAAGAAGTCCTTGGATGGCCAATTATTTTGAAAAGGTGGTTGACAATTAGCTATGGCAAATAAGTAGCTCTATCAATCATTTTATTACATCCGTATCTTAGGGCAtaacatatatttcttaaaattgatactactttcaaaattaattcaaaaatgaaaaaataatggtttttttttgcattttttttaattttcaaagttacATTGTTAAAAGTttggaatattttccaaaaattgcCAGTAGATTTTGATATCCTGAAGCACTTGACAAACTAGGGATACTGTAGTCTTCATTATCTTAGgtttttccctcttcccactcccttcattcattttcttttgcaattcCAAAGGAGGACTCCTGCCTTTCTTTCAAAAACTATGGCAGTAAGTGAATTAAATTCCAATACTCACTTGTAGTTGGTATGGAAAATTTCCCCATTCTTTATGATAAATGGATTATATATTCCCGaagtttaaattgtttatttaatgtGACATTATTCAACTTGCACCAGAATTTattgaagaaagacaaatgaagTTTTCgttaatgttttaattattaataaagatTTGGATATATAGGCTAATTATATTTTCTCAGTCTCCTTTATTCCTCCTTTGATTATTTAATCATGTGATAACATATACTAAAAACATAAAGCAACCTGTTAAAATAGAGAATACTGGATTATGAAAAGGACAACATAATGCTTATTTAAATAAGGGCTGCAGCTAACTATGAAAATATTAGCCTACACTAACCTAGCAATGTGGACATGCATATTTTCATGTTAAAGTCTAAACTTAATAATATGGTATATAAGCGCTCCAACAGGTAGCATGGTGGTGAGTTGGAATTATATTGCCATTCTCACAGTGAATGCATGcttacaatgatttttttgaatGTTACTAATCACATTATTTGTGAGCTGATGACTCACAGATCATCCTTGAGAAAGCAAGATAATTACTTGCCTAAATCATACTATATAACATTAACATCTATTCAGCACaagcataaataaaaacatacaagaCACAGCTATGTAAACCAAGCTAAGTGACATGGAATGATACTATAACCTTTTAAGTGTTATAATAGATATTCTTTTTAGTATTCAAGGAAAATTATTGCATTTATTAATTACATACAAAACCAAAATGTTTTGGTAGTATATTATACTTGCTGTGCAATATAATTATTAAAGCATAcaacaaacatttgaaaattatcagAGACCAAAAATCACATAGCATTAAGTGTTTGGtttataaaggtaaaataatgtttatataaaaccaagaaaaaaaaaacagacaatctTTACACTCAGAAGAACATTGCTTGAGCGGGGCCACAGGGAGGAATGAGTACAACCAGACATGCTGCAATGAATCTGTTGAAATGTAGGTTAGAGTTAACCCGATTTGTGTCTTAATTCCTATTTTCTTTGCaaagcaggtttttaaaaaagaaaaaaaaaatccattgctgcacttttttcttcaaatgtcCCCTCCATCTATTTAAGAGAAAGGGTTTAGAAATTATCAGAAGGACTTAAAAAGTAAGACTGCGGTTGGTATGCCTCTAAAACTCCTGAACtgtcagaaatataaaatttcagtaGTAAGTGCTAAGTCTACCAGAAGCTTCACATTATTACTACATTATCACAATGTTATGATATCATATATTATAGTTATCataatttatcataaatattATAGCATATCATAATAGTATAGAAATCATAAATATAAGAGTACAGAAATAGTATTAAAGTATTATATACTTCAATAACATTTTAATGGTCTTTACAGGTTCAGTTGTATCAAAATTGACAGTATAAaataatcagttttttaaaaaaacttattagcTTAATAATCATTATAGATagacatatatgtgtatatatatgcataaatatatagaCATTGATATAATTAAAtctagatatatagatataaacaGAAACAGAGGTAGAGATATCTGTAAGTACACTAACAAAATACTGTACACAGTTGATCAATTTATCCAGATCTTTTGGGGGCTCAAAACATACTGGCTGATCACTAGCTATACCATTAGCGGTGGCAAATGAGGTTGATTTAACATTTGAGAATCCTAATCTTGTGACAGTTTTCAggataatactttattttctctacCTTCTGAGAcaacctaaattaaaaaaaaaaaaaaaacactaatacaAATTCTCAAAGCTCACAGGATTAGCTTCTTAGGCACATAGATTGTATTTACAATTACAGTAtgagaaaataatacagaaaaggtTGTGTACATTTGCGGACCTTTGGTATCATTGTGTGGAGGAGAATCGGTGTTTGTATTTGACTGTTTCAATCAGGTTTTATTCCAGTTATATAAAGATgttagttctttaaaataatatgggCATTACATTTCTGTGTCCCTCTGTGTCATGTGAAGTTTCAGAATCTGATTTTTAAGTGTTACCAACTTTAAGGCAACTCGGTGTGCATTATGAATTTTTTAGACGAtggattgatttatttgacagagaacaagcACTAGTGCAAGTGGGGACAGGGGCCGATAAGGGAGAGGGAGCGTGGAGCCCCATGCTGCTAGATCACAGGACCCatgaaatcatggcctgagctgaaaccaagagtagaatgcccaccccactgagccacccaggtgccccacattatgaatttttaataaaactgatTTCCACCAGCAATCTTTTCATgtcatcaataaatattatttaataaaatgtcaaaagttatgATTTGATAGGTCTTcaagattcctttttcttcctctactcttCCCAGTAGTTCCTTAGCCTTAGTCCTCTTAATCTCACTTATTTTGTCCACTATCAAAACACAAGTGATCCAACCATGTTGACACATTTAACCTCACCAGTCGCATATACTTTAATCAATTAACAAATAACATTGAGTAATCTCTGAGTGTAAAATTCCTTCAAAGTATCTCCTCTCACACATCATATTATCAGCTGCTGCTTCTCTCCACTGACATTGTAATTCAGGTGGAGAAGGCTTTCTTTGTTACTCACTTCCAAAGAAATTGTCTGGTATACACCCACAGCCCTCTCTTCCAGTTTTCCCCCATAGTTCTTTAAAGTGGTAGCAGATTTGTGGTAGCAGATATGTTAATTTTCACAGTTTTTAGGAGAAATGACAACTGCTGTATTTTTGTTACTTAATATCCTATGAATAAATCATCCAAATTCTCTTCTGGGTTGTGGAGAGGAAGAAACCACGAAACAAAAAGGACCACAGAAGGGACCATGGAAACAGAAAAAGCCAGTAACAGAAGTCTGGGGATCCTTAAAGGTTCTCAATCTACTTCACAGTTCTGTCAAGAGCTGGGTGACCGGGAAAGCACCGCACACATTTCCGACAATACATGACCTTATGTTTCCTCCTCTAACTGAGGTAGAATTATAACTGTCATAAGTTGTCTGCCACTTAATGCCCCTTTTGGCATGTCTGTGTACagtaaaaaaagtataaatctaCATGCCTGGGACAAACTTctgctttaaaatacttaatcttccaaaaaataaaataaaataataaaataaaataaaataaaataaaatacttaatctTCCTTACAGAGACTTAATAAtgaatctttctaaaatgaaacaaTTTCTACTCTCCCATTCCACTTATTTCTATTCTAAATTGAAAAGTGAAATATTTCCAAgcattttctgtgtgtatgtgtatgtgtgtatgtttacaAAACCTGTTTCATACTAGCAGATTTATTAGTTTTCATAATTGGTAGGATTAATAAGAACTACTGTATTTCGGctaattatcataaataaaatataatatttgatgCATGAGGCTTTTAAAACTTCCTAATTACCTCTCTTTCAGAAATCAATATGCAGAGCAAGGGTACAATCCTAAGCATCCGACTTCTCTTGTGGTTTCTTCTGCTCTGGGTGCTTATCGGGAAGTCACACACCGAAGAAGACATCGTAATTACAACCAAGAATGGAAAAGTCCGAGGGATGAACTTGCCGGTTCTTGGTGGCACAGTCACAGCCTTTCTTGGAATTCCCTATGCACAGCCACCTCTTGGTAGACTTCGATTCAAAAAGCCACAATTCTTGACCAAATGGTCCGATATTTGGAATGCCACAAAATATGCAAATTCTTGCTATCAGAACACAGATCAAAGTTTCCCAGGTTTCCCTGGATCCGAGATGTGGAACCCAAACACTGATCTCAGCGAAGACTGTTTATATCTGAATGTGTGGATTCCAACACCTAAACCAAAAAACGCCACTGTAATGATATGGATCTATGGTGGTGGTTTTCAAACAGGAACATCATCTTTACCTGTTTATGATGGCAAATTTCTGGCTCGGGTTGAAAGAGTTATTGTCGTCTCAATGAACTATAGGGTGGGGGCCCTAGGATTCTTAGCTTTACCAGGAAATCCCGAGGCCCCAGGGAACCTGGGCTTATTTGACCAACAACTGGCACTTCAGTGGGTGCAAAAGAACATAGCAGCCTTTGGTGGAAATCCTAAAAGTGTAACTCTCTTTGGAGAAAGTGCAGGGGCAGGTTCGGTTGGCCTTCACCTACTTTCTCCTGGAAGCCAACCGCTGTTTACCAGAGCCATTCTGCAAAGTGGATCCTCTAATGCCCCTTGGGCAGTAATGTCTCTTGAAGAAGCCAGGAACAGAACGTTGACCTTGGCTAAATTTATTGGTTGCTCTAGAGAAAATGAGACGGAGATAATCAGATGCCTTCGAAACAAAGATCCCCAGGAAATTCTACTGAATGAAGTATTGGTTGTCCCCTCTGATACTCTTTTGTCTGTAAACTTTGGTCCAATTGTGGATGGGGATTTTCTCACTGACATGCCCGACACACTACTCCAACTTGGACAGTTCAAAAAAGCCCAGATCTTGGTGGGTGTTAACAAAGATGAAGGGACAGCATTTTTAGTATATCGTGCTCCTGGTTTCAGCAAAGATAACGACAGTATCATAACtagaaaagaatttcaagaaggcttaaaaatgtattttccaggAGTGAGTGAATTTGGAAGGGAATCGATCCTTTTTTATTATGTAGACTTGTTAGATGATCAGAGGGATGAAAAATACCGTGACGCATTGGACGATGTTCTTGGCGATTACAATATCATATGCCCTGCCTTGGAGTTCACCAAAAAGTTCTCAGAATTGGGAAATAATGCCTTTTTCTACTATTTTGAACACCGATCCTCCCAACTTCCTTGGCCAGAATGGATGGGAGTGATGCATGGTTATGAAATTGAATTTGTCTTTGGTTTACCTCTGGAAAGAAGAGCTAATTACACAAAAGCTGAGGAAATTTTGAGTAGATCCATAATGAAATACTGGGCAACTTTTGCAAAATATGGGTAAGTGCTGATTTTTTGTAATTgttcttgtttgatttttatttggttttgcttAGCTCGGCTTGCTCTCTGGTATAGACTTCATTAAAGGCacagaaatgttttattattttattttactattttattatttattcttttttgtacCATAGGCTACTTTGGGGTTTTATTAATATAATGGATTTCAATTTCTTGCATCAAGGTGCTAAAAGAAATCAGCGAAGaactattatgaaaaatattttctgatatcaTTTCCAAAGGACTGCAAAGTACTTTCGTAATATTAGCCAAAGTTTATATGCTAATAGATGTTTACCTTGAAAACTAAAGTTATTATGACCACACTTTTTAACTTGAGAGTTTATAGAGTTTCCAGTTTAGGGAAGAGTAGGAATATGTCTTCTTTCATGCTCATAAGCAGATATAGTGGTAACCGATAGGTAGAAAAACATATTGCCATTCAGGAAAATCAAAGCACAGGATGGTGGTGGAGTTGGCCCTCAGATTACTTCGAAAACAAATGCAGAATTCCGCATTTTAtcgatttttttccctaataggTTTGTTCAGAGCTTTCAGGTGATGTGTATTGGACAGGAGAAGCTACGAGTGTTCTCGCATTAGCTAAGCTGCCTCCCACTTGAACAGCTATATGGCCGACATTAGATAATCAGAAGTATGTTAGAAGAAactatttttcttcctatgtCACAAATATTGTGATATTATGTCCCCAAGAGTCAGAAGAAAATAAtctgttcaaatatattttctaaattgtatCTCTTAAATATACAAACGCATGGTAGAgaaaataagggttttttttttttgcaacccccaaaataattttatgcattGGGATCATTTGTAtcagtgagaaaaacaaaagaaagagaagttcaGACatacatctgtttttattttttttttaatttttttttcatacatctgtttttaaaaggagTCCTGACAGAAACTCACAACTTGATAGATGCTTTAATCCAATCTGTCATATTATCTTTTATAATTGAAAAGAATGTTGATAGTGATATTATTGCTTTCTGGTTTTCTCTTCCAACCTCCATTTGAAATTCATTATCTCTTCGTGTCACTATATAAATCTTCTACAAAGTACTTGTATCATATAATTCTTCTCAAACGTTTTTTAGTGCTTATCCACTGCGTCTAAACCGAAAATTCTTTTGTCTGTCATTAAGAGACCTCTATAATCTTACTGCGGCTCAGTTTCCCCAACAGTGCCTGGCTTCCAATGATCTCATGAAAGCCGAAGATTGTAAGCTTAATATACCTTGGAGCCTGCTCTTGCTCTGCACCCTGCTGAGAACATGTTCCCCTCTCCCTTTTAATGACACAAGTCCTACTTTATTTGAGGTCCTGAGCACCCACATGTGTCGCCAAGTGTATCTTTAATTCCTAGAGTGGTAATTGCTTTGgacctctttttccttctcaacaGAAGTTATTGACTGTAACTTGTCTCTGTGTGTTTTCTCACTGTATGCTGAGCCTCCCAGACTATAATGAAGTAGCTTCTGAAAAGAGAAACTGGTTTTACTGGAAACTCATGGAAGTACTGGCATAGGCATATGACAAATTCATCAGACATCTGGTTATCAAATGATTGAACAAAAACAAGTAAAGGCTAGAATGAGCAAAAATGTACCTATGTTCAAGATATGCAGACTATTAATTTATCTGTAGTTGTGCAATGTCTTATGACTTCTCCACATCAGCTTCAATTTCTGCTAAAGAAGGATCATCATTTCTAGAGCAGCGGTACAGTTATTTCTAACTCATTTTGTTCTCACCCTAAAGGCTAGATctatattaaatcattttaatatgttttaaattcttaCGATTCTAGATATTATAAAGAATTTAAGGAGAtatgtttcttaaaattattgatgcctgtaatttttaaaagactttaaattttACATGTCTTTGAAGACAGTCTTTGACACTTAGTAGAATAGATTGTCTAACCCTAATCTACTTCTGTGATTAACATATTTTCGTGGGAAATACATGGAGGTTGACATATTTCAATTATAATgataaattcatataaataagattataaacTATAAAGATtaggggaaattttttaaagcagtttagTTATCACAAGAGGTCATTTTAGCTGGGAAGTTACTTTACAGTCCATATTTGCATAGTCcaacagaaataataatacttCTTATGTGTTGAGAGTTGATGGCAAACATGATGTTAATCTCCTGGTATACATTATCTGTCTTCAAAGCACAACCGTGAATAAAAATAGAAGCTTAGAATGGTCGAGTAAACTCCAGTGGAAGCAAAGGTGGTAAATGTACAGTTTATAAATCCATCCACATCTATCTGACCACAAAAGTGATATATTCTAACTCCGTGGTTATCAATGCAGGGAGATTAATCCCCTAGCCCCTCACCTTCCCACCCCTGGGAACATGCAATGATGTCTGGAGCTGGATTTGAGTGTCACAACGGAGAGTGAGGCTGATCCTAGCAAGGTAGAGTCCAGGGATGCTCCTACACCTCCTCAAAACACAAAATAGCCCCCacaccaacaaaaaattattcattccAAATGTTAGTAATACCAAGCTTGAGAAACTGCAGGTTTCGGCTTCTTCATAAGCCCAAAATGAcacattaagaaagtgaaaaagcagAACTAGGATCTGTAATAAATTACTCAGGAAAACGAGTTTTCAAGTTCATGGTTCATAAAATGTTTTAGCAAATTCTCCTTCTTAAATCCTGTCTAGTATGCATTGTGGTTT from Vulpes vulpes isolate BD-2025 chromosome 3, VulVul3, whole genome shotgun sequence encodes:
- the BCHE gene encoding cholinesterase, which translates into the protein MSGGPDWLRPGPGRLPTLASFVRGRGSRCQGSPLCRLEPPLQTAPPEELHARRSLQTSAPRRSASEINMQSKGTILSIRLLLWFLLLWVLIGKSHTEEDIVITTKNGKVRGMNLPVLGGTVTAFLGIPYAQPPLGRLRFKKPQFLTKWSDIWNATKYANSCYQNTDQSFPGFPGSEMWNPNTDLSEDCLYLNVWIPTPKPKNATVMIWIYGGGFQTGTSSLPVYDGKFLARVERVIVVSMNYRVGALGFLALPGNPEAPGNLGLFDQQLALQWVQKNIAAFGGNPKSVTLFGESAGAGSVGLHLLSPGSQPLFTRAILQSGSSNAPWAVMSLEEARNRTLTLAKFIGCSRENETEIIRCLRNKDPQEILLNEVLVVPSDTLLSVNFGPIVDGDFLTDMPDTLLQLGQFKKAQILVGVNKDEGTAFLVYRAPGFSKDNDSIITRKEFQEGLKMYFPGVSEFGRESILFYYVDLLDDQRDEKYRDALDDVLGDYNIICPALEFTKKFSELGNNAFFYYFEHRSSQLPWPEWMGVMHGYEIEFVFGLPLERRANYTKAEEILSRSIMKYWATFAKYGHPDGTQNNSTRWPAFENTDQKYLTLNTDSPRVYTKLRAQQCRFWTIFFPKVLEMTGNIDEAEREWRAGFYRWNNYMMDWKNQFNDYTSKKESCAGL